A region from the Cystobacter ferrugineus genome encodes:
- the grpE gene encoding nucleotide exchange factor GrpE, translated as MLLDAVQKSSRAQARLALHVEDLERKLEGGLAELRSSLSSLRGATSGNFSESEPPWDELLDALDLLEEASRVAADAALASGLMGVAARIERFLTSSGLTRLTSIGHIPDGRLFRIVGTQPHPGFAEGAIARVVRAAALRGERLVREGEAIIVRNTP; from the coding sequence ATGCTTCTGGATGCCGTCCAGAAGTCCTCCCGTGCCCAGGCCCGTCTGGCCCTCCATGTCGAGGATCTGGAGCGCAAGCTGGAAGGGGGACTCGCGGAGCTGAGGAGTTCGCTCTCCTCTCTCCGCGGCGCGACGTCGGGCAACTTCTCGGAAAGCGAGCCCCCCTGGGACGAGCTCCTGGATGCCCTGGATCTGCTCGAAGAGGCCTCCCGCGTCGCGGCGGATGCGGCGCTCGCATCGGGACTCATGGGAGTGGCGGCCCGGATCGAGCGCTTTCTGACCTCCTCCGGGCTCACGCGCCTGACGTCCATCGGCCACATCCCCGACGGGCGCCTCTTCCGGATTGTCGGCACTCAACCCCACCCCGGCTTCGCCGAGGGCGCCATTGCCCGCGTGGTTCGTGCCGCCGCCCTGCGGGGCGAGCGCCTCGTTCGCGAGGGCGAAGCCATCATCGTGAGGAATACCCCTTGA
- a CDS encoding VOC family protein produces MNFVSIRLITADIERLIRFYERITGLPATRYTEDFAELITPACTLAIGSTRTLQLFGGNVARPADNHTAIIEFRVEDVDESFRMLADVIGGCLVQTPTTMPWGNRSLLFRDPDGTLVNFFTPVTKEAIAKFAR; encoded by the coding sequence ATGAACTTCGTCTCGATCCGCCTGATCACCGCCGACATCGAGCGCCTGATCCGCTTCTACGAGCGAATCACTGGCCTGCCGGCGACCCGGTATACCGAGGACTTCGCGGAGCTGATCACGCCGGCCTGCACCCTCGCGATCGGCAGCACGCGCACGCTCCAACTGTTCGGCGGCAACGTCGCCCGGCCTGCCGACAACCACACCGCCATCATCGAGTTCCGCGTCGAAGACGTCGACGAATCGTTCCGGATGCTGGCGGACGTCATCGGCGGTTGCCTGGTGCAGACGCCCACCACCATGCCGTGGGGCAACAGATCGCTGCTGTTCCGCGATCCCGATGGCACCCTGGTGAACTTCTTCACGCCGGTCACGAAGGAAGCGATCGCGAAATTCGCTCGATAG
- a CDS encoding DUF6109 family natural product biosynthesis protein — MVKHDRTGRQHRQWLEEARKYQKRGDLEGMLSALLRLPPPLREELLPSAAALFRQSVREQHRRGAWRTLNTLAVRVDAEPGLVERDVAPEEAWATYWPLVWAAGRARDWERARRLWQPLIGPARAHAPLLAGAMDDWLSSEGNAAPERIAPALERLPPVDPLLGIEPPSQRVSLPPPRSLEEVEGALLALCALEPFPVFASRTEAWARAAPAEVARAIWALAGQLAARELWLRAAEGEGRAALSESASLLARAVREGGAPEALSTPTVQALRVVAAGLARTVVSRIEDTEPLCTLAQAAALQPSARPWVVQAVSGLRFEGAALPRALGLYQELLARVASAPLWARAILAWCERNPEAPNAPGWLQEGLGRLIATEASSLLSWLGGAVPSERLELIECVASTCTPDLVESWVDACWEGANEELRRELSEAIRILLDRSRMKQGGRQLERLLRGMRNMEDAEQMLMGLEGAMEQLSSSMKLTGDGLRIWRRFAPRVLTYQVEFLEEAVRQASSDAEAWDAAVRYLEAHPGNTGHIEALRTMELSDREALARRVLERWLERRAANVLALAEAVVAAGRMNTPCKYLHPVLEAFMQALSKQLPALQAPVVEQAQALAHEHGYRLRKRRASRKKKDASTTVRRASRAKKKPTAEGAAPPKESERSPPKAVSPEEGEESS; from the coding sequence ATGGTGAAGCACGACCGCACCGGGCGCCAGCACCGCCAGTGGCTGGAAGAGGCCCGGAAATACCAGAAACGGGGGGACCTGGAGGGGATGCTGTCCGCGCTCCTGCGACTGCCACCGCCGCTCAGAGAGGAGTTGCTCCCCAGCGCCGCCGCCCTCTTCCGGCAGTCCGTCCGGGAGCAGCACCGCCGAGGTGCCTGGAGGACGCTCAACACCCTGGCCGTGCGCGTGGACGCCGAGCCCGGCCTGGTGGAGCGAGACGTGGCTCCAGAGGAGGCCTGGGCCACGTACTGGCCACTGGTATGGGCGGCGGGCCGCGCCCGCGATTGGGAGCGCGCGCGGCGGCTGTGGCAACCCCTCATCGGCCCGGCGCGAGCGCATGCGCCCCTCCTTGCGGGGGCGATGGATGACTGGCTCTCCTCCGAGGGGAACGCCGCTCCCGAGCGCATTGCCCCGGCGCTCGAGCGCCTGCCCCCAGTGGATCCGCTCCTGGGAATAGAGCCGCCGAGCCAGCGCGTCTCCCTGCCGCCGCCTCGCTCGCTGGAGGAGGTGGAGGGGGCGCTCCTCGCCCTGTGCGCGCTCGAGCCCTTCCCCGTCTTCGCCAGCCGCACCGAGGCGTGGGCACGAGCGGCACCCGCCGAGGTAGCTCGGGCGATATGGGCGCTGGCGGGACAGCTGGCGGCGCGAGAGCTGTGGCTCCGGGCGGCGGAGGGCGAGGGGCGCGCCGCTCTCTCGGAGTCCGCCTCGCTGTTGGCCCGGGCGGTGCGTGAGGGAGGAGCCCCCGAGGCCCTATCCACTCCCACGGTGCAGGCGCTGCGGGTGGTAGCCGCGGGGCTTGCGCGGACGGTCGTCTCGCGCATCGAGGACACCGAGCCCCTATGCACCCTGGCTCAGGCCGCGGCGCTTCAACCATCGGCCCGGCCCTGGGTGGTGCAGGCGGTGTCCGGGCTCCGCTTCGAGGGGGCGGCCCTGCCGCGGGCGCTGGGCCTCTACCAGGAATTGCTGGCCCGAGTCGCGAGCGCGCCCCTCTGGGCCCGGGCCATCCTGGCCTGGTGCGAGAGGAACCCCGAGGCGCCAAACGCACCCGGGTGGCTCCAGGAGGGTTTGGGCCGACTGATCGCCACGGAGGCCTCTTCCCTGCTGTCCTGGCTGGGTGGGGCCGTGCCCTCTGAGCGTCTGGAGCTGATCGAGTGCGTGGCCTCTACCTGCACACCGGACCTGGTGGAGTCATGGGTGGATGCCTGCTGGGAGGGCGCGAACGAGGAGCTCCGGAGGGAACTCAGCGAAGCCATCCGCATCCTGCTGGACCGCAGTCGGATGAAGCAGGGAGGACGGCAGTTGGAGCGGCTGCTGCGCGGCATGCGGAACATGGAGGATGCAGAGCAGATGCTGATGGGGCTGGAGGGGGCAATGGAGCAGCTCTCCTCCTCGATGAAGCTGACCGGAGACGGCCTGCGCATCTGGCGCCGGTTCGCTCCCAGGGTGCTGACCTACCAGGTGGAGTTCCTCGAGGAGGCGGTGCGCCAGGCGTCCTCGGACGCCGAGGCATGGGACGCCGCCGTGCGATACCTGGAGGCCCATCCTGGGAACACGGGGCATATCGAGGCGCTCCGGACGATGGAGCTGTCCGATCGGGAGGCGCTCGCCAGGCGCGTTCTGGAGCGCTGGCTGGAGCGCCGCGCCGCCAATGTGCTGGCGCTCGCCGAGGCGGTGGTGGCCGCCGGGAGGATGAACACCCCTTGCAAGTACCTCCACCCGGTGCTGGAGGCCTTCATGCAGGCCCTGTCGAAGCAGTTACCCGCTCTCCAGGCCCCGGTGGTGGAGCAGGCGCAAGCGTTGGCGCACGAGCATGGGTACCGGCTGCGCAAGCGCCGGGCTTCGCGCAAGAAGAAGGACGCGAGCACCACGGTGCGCCGTGCGTCACGCGCGAAGAAGAAGCCCACCGCGGAGGGAGCGGCGCCACCGAAGGAGTCCGAGAGAAGCCCCCCGAAGGCTGTCTCTCCGGAGGAAGGAGAGGAGAGCAGCTGA
- a CDS encoding J domain-containing protein has protein sequence MTPEEPFAVLGLAPTLDPVAVKSAYFAALARHPPHQDQEGFQRLRRAYEELTRPGGLAVAYLTSPVDVQKLAREAREHFDAPLEKAAVVALATRTGAQTVARWVERCSRMSWDEALRAFAS, from the coding sequence ATGACGCCCGAAGAGCCGTTCGCCGTATTGGGGTTGGCACCTACGTTGGATCCGGTCGCCGTCAAGAGCGCATACTTCGCCGCGCTGGCGCGGCACCCACCTCACCAGGATCAGGAGGGGTTCCAGCGGTTGCGCCGCGCCTACGAGGAGCTCACCCGACCGGGAGGCTTGGCGGTGGCGTACCTGACCAGCCCCGTGGACGTGCAGAAGCTGGCCAGGGAGGCGCGCGAGCATTTCGATGCACCGCTTGAGAAAGCCGCCGTGGTGGCGCTGGCCACGCGAACGGGAGCGCAAACCGTGGCGCGGTGGGTGGAGCGGTGCTCCCGGATGAGCTGGGACGAGGCGCTCCGGGCTTTTGCCAGTTGA
- a CDS encoding helix-turn-helix transcriptional regulator: MRRADRLFQLIQILRRSGRPVTAGALATELEVSKRSVYRDVADLIGQRVPIRGEAGLGYVLERDFDMPPLMLTPAELEAAVLGAQWVAERGDAEIASAARDLVAKIAAVVPERLRPFIAEPTIGAPPAMSAAVDGLDMARTRAWIRSGRKIRIRYRDDHGRESERTIWPVIIGYAETVRLLAAWCELRSTFRHFRTDRILAAEFRDEHHGEPPGDLRARWRRHFEAERGVRSP, from the coding sequence ATGCGCCGCGCCGATCGTCTGTTCCAGCTCATCCAGATTCTCCGCCGCTCCGGCCGCCCGGTGACGGCGGGCGCTCTGGCCACGGAGCTGGAGGTGTCGAAGCGCTCCGTCTATCGCGACGTCGCGGATCTCATCGGACAGCGGGTGCCGATCCGCGGCGAGGCGGGGTTGGGCTACGTACTCGAGCGCGACTTCGACATGCCTCCGTTGATGCTCACGCCCGCTGAGCTCGAGGCCGCGGTGCTCGGCGCACAGTGGGTCGCCGAGCGAGGCGACGCCGAGATCGCGAGCGCGGCGCGAGACCTCGTCGCCAAGATCGCCGCGGTCGTGCCGGAACGGCTGCGCCCGTTCATCGCCGAGCCGACCATCGGCGCCCCGCCAGCCATGAGCGCCGCCGTGGATGGGCTGGACATGGCCCGCACCCGCGCGTGGATCCGCAGCGGGCGGAAGATCCGCATCCGCTATCGGGACGACCATGGCCGGGAAAGCGAGCGGACGATCTGGCCCGTCATCATCGGCTATGCCGAGACGGTGCGGCTGCTCGCCGCCTGGTGCGAGCTTCGATCGACCTTCCGGCACTTTCGAACCGACCGCATCCTCGCCGCCGAGTTCCGCGACGAGCATCACGGCGAGCCTCCGGGCGACCTGCGGGCGCGCTGGCGGCGCCATTTCGAGGCCGAGCGCGGCGTCCGCTCGCCCTAG
- the rdgB gene encoding RdgB/HAM1 family non-canonical purine NTP pyrophosphatase: MKPRLLFATTNQGKLRELRGLVGDAVEVVSLKDLPPIPEPVEDGATFEENARKKARAYADACGLPALADDSGLCVDALGGRPGVHSARYAEGDDRARYEKLLGELSGVPDERRTAAFVCALCLALPGAETSFVEVGRCEGRIGHAPRGSHGFGYDPVFELPGGRALAELTSEEKATVSHRGAAFLKMKPRLLALAGGGTVGR; the protein is encoded by the coding sequence ATGAAGCCCCGTCTGCTCTTCGCCACCACCAATCAGGGCAAGCTGCGCGAGCTGCGCGGCCTCGTCGGAGATGCCGTGGAGGTGGTCTCCCTCAAGGACCTGCCCCCCATTCCCGAGCCCGTGGAGGATGGCGCCACGTTCGAGGAGAACGCCCGGAAGAAGGCCCGCGCCTACGCGGATGCCTGCGGGCTGCCCGCCCTGGCGGATGACTCGGGGCTGTGTGTGGATGCCCTGGGCGGCCGGCCTGGAGTGCACTCGGCGCGCTACGCCGAGGGGGATGATCGCGCGCGCTACGAGAAGCTGCTCGGCGAGCTGTCGGGGGTTCCCGACGAGCGGCGCACGGCGGCGTTCGTCTGCGCGTTGTGCCTGGCGCTGCCCGGCGCGGAGACGTCCTTCGTGGAGGTGGGCCGCTGCGAGGGCCGGATTGGCCATGCGCCGCGAGGCTCGCACGGCTTCGGGTACGATCCGGTCTTCGAGCTGCCGGGAGGACGTGCCCTGGCGGAGCTGACGTCGGAGGAGAAGGCGACGGTGTCGCACCGGGGCGCGGCCTTCTTGAAGATGAAGCCCCGCCTGCTGGCACTGGCCGGAGGCGGAACCGTCGGAAGGTGA
- a CDS encoding Hsp70 family protein, translating to MSHVFGIDLGTTNSVIAHLVEGRPVAVPVEGSRIIPSVVLYEDNRVVVGREARNLEMLRPERCIRSVKRKMGTLHRYSIAGREVSPEEVSAEILSALKQGAEKATGVPVRDVVITVPAYFDDAQRRATLEAGQRAGLHVLRLLNEPTSASLLYERVLHPEVLRVAEPEILLVYDLGGGTFDVSVLEVFQGVREVRSTAGNTQLGGDDFDDKLVQLFLEELKKQGVEPREDVRAMARLRQLAEETKIRLSADISVHVKEEFLTQAQGRPIHLEMEVRRRVFEELIEPLLESTVALTRQALAEARLEGQSLSRICLVGGSTRIPRVRQMLEETFGADIHEEVDPDLAVGLGAAIQAGMLSGEPVGRILVDVASHSLGMRVIGEDDRGSATPDTFAPVLRRNTVLPATKVEEFYTLVSGQEFVEVEVFQGESRRVSENTRVGAFEFPLEPRPANSPVRVEFTYDLNGVVKVSVSQPGTTNAKTVALSVADVGKAVPALAPGQSAVERKGHALLEQLPPEPRAELKRLLDQYAQAQGMARERAEEALLDFFLNLEHGSGRPEP from the coding sequence TTGAGCCATGTCTTTGGAATCGATCTGGGTACGACCAACTCTGTCATCGCCCACCTGGTGGAGGGCCGCCCGGTGGCCGTGCCAGTGGAAGGCAGTCGCATCATCCCCTCGGTGGTCCTCTACGAGGACAATCGTGTCGTCGTGGGGCGCGAGGCGCGCAACCTCGAGATGCTGAGGCCCGAGCGGTGCATCCGCTCGGTCAAACGCAAGATGGGGACACTCCACCGCTACTCCATCGCCGGGCGCGAGGTGTCTCCCGAGGAGGTCTCCGCCGAAATCCTGTCCGCGCTCAAGCAGGGAGCCGAGAAGGCCACCGGTGTCCCCGTTCGTGACGTGGTCATTACCGTGCCTGCCTACTTCGATGACGCCCAGCGCCGCGCCACCCTCGAGGCCGGCCAGCGCGCGGGGCTGCACGTGTTGCGGTTGCTCAATGAGCCCACCAGCGCCTCGCTCCTGTATGAGCGCGTCCTGCATCCCGAAGTCCTCCGTGTGGCCGAGCCCGAGATCCTTCTCGTCTACGACCTGGGGGGCGGCACGTTCGACGTGTCGGTGCTCGAGGTGTTCCAGGGGGTGCGCGAGGTGCGCTCCACCGCGGGCAACACCCAGCTGGGCGGGGACGACTTCGACGACAAGCTCGTTCAGCTCTTCCTCGAGGAACTCAAGAAGCAGGGCGTGGAGCCTCGCGAGGACGTGCGGGCCATGGCGCGCCTGCGCCAGCTGGCCGAGGAGACGAAGATCCGTCTGTCCGCGGACATCTCCGTGCACGTGAAGGAGGAGTTTCTCACCCAGGCGCAAGGCAGGCCCATCCACCTCGAGATGGAGGTGCGGCGGCGCGTCTTCGAGGAGCTCATCGAGCCGCTGCTCGAGTCCACCGTGGCCCTGACCCGCCAGGCCCTGGCGGAGGCCCGGCTCGAGGGGCAGTCGCTGTCCAGGATATGCCTGGTGGGAGGCTCGACGCGGATCCCCCGGGTCCGCCAGATGCTGGAGGAGACCTTCGGAGCAGACATCCATGAGGAAGTGGATCCAGACCTGGCCGTGGGGCTGGGCGCGGCCATCCAGGCCGGCATGTTGTCCGGCGAGCCGGTGGGACGCATCCTCGTGGATGTGGCGTCGCACAGCCTGGGCATGCGTGTCATCGGCGAGGACGACCGCGGGAGCGCCACGCCGGATACCTTTGCCCCGGTCCTCCGCCGCAACACGGTGTTGCCGGCAACGAAGGTGGAGGAGTTCTACACCCTGGTATCCGGACAGGAGTTCGTCGAGGTGGAGGTGTTCCAGGGCGAGTCGCGCCGGGTCTCGGAGAACACGCGGGTGGGGGCCTTCGAGTTCCCACTCGAGCCCCGGCCCGCGAACTCACCGGTGCGGGTGGAGTTCACCTACGATCTCAACGGGGTGGTGAAGGTATCCGTCAGCCAGCCCGGCACGACGAACGCCAAGACGGTGGCCCTCTCGGTGGCGGACGTGGGCAAGGCCGTCCCGGCCCTGGCGCCGGGGCAGAGCGCGGTGGAGCGCAAGGGGCATGCCCTGCTCGAGCAGCTGCCTCCCGAGCCCCGCGCCGAGTTGAAGCGGCTTCTTGATCAGTACGCGCAGGCCCAGGGCATGGCGCGCGAGCGCGCGGAGGAGGCGCTCCTGGATTTCTTCCTCAATCTCGAACACGGGTCGGGACGGCCGGAGCCCTGA
- the rph gene encoding ribonuclease PH codes for MRSFNRGALDLRPVTLTPGITLHAEGSTQVEFGHTRVLVTCSVEDRVPPHLMGKGTGWVTAEYGMLPRSTHTRTQREAAKGKQTGRTLEIQRLIGRALRASVDLSGLGVRTFTLDCDVLQADGGTRTAAITGAYVALALALRKLHKTGVMKTMPKLLPLAAVSVGVVNGEVRVDLDYEEDSSADVDLNLVATGDGRIVEVQGTAEHKMFDRKTLDVMLDAGLAAIRQLTEAQAKVLGA; via the coding sequence ATGCGGTCCTTCAATCGAGGCGCTTTGGATCTGCGCCCCGTCACCCTCACCCCTGGAATCACCCTGCATGCCGAGGGCTCGACCCAGGTGGAGTTCGGCCACACGCGCGTGCTCGTCACGTGCTCGGTGGAGGACCGGGTGCCGCCGCACCTGATGGGCAAGGGCACCGGCTGGGTGACGGCCGAGTACGGCATGCTGCCGCGCTCCACGCACACCCGCACCCAGCGCGAGGCCGCCAAGGGCAAGCAGACCGGACGCACGCTGGAGATCCAGCGGCTCATCGGCCGCGCCCTGCGTGCCTCGGTGGACCTGTCGGGCCTGGGCGTGCGCACCTTCACCCTGGACTGCGACGTGCTCCAGGCGGACGGTGGTACCCGTACCGCCGCCATCACCGGGGCCTACGTGGCCCTGGCGCTCGCCCTGCGCAAGCTGCACAAGACCGGGGTGATGAAGACCATGCCCAAGCTCTTGCCCCTGGCCGCCGTGTCCGTGGGCGTGGTCAACGGCGAGGTGCGGGTGGACCTGGACTACGAGGAGGACTCCTCGGCCGACGTGGACCTGAACCTGGTGGCCACCGGGGACGGCCGCATCGTCGAGGTGCAGGGCACCGCCGAGCACAAGATGTTCGACCGCAAGACGCTGGACGTCATGCTGGACGCGGGGCTGGCCGCCATCCGCCAGCTCACCGAGGCGCAGGCCAAGGTCCTGGGAGCCTGA